The Malus sylvestris chromosome 14, drMalSylv7.2, whole genome shotgun sequence genome segment CGGTGCCACGCAGCCACAGAAACACGCATGAGGAGAGATGAATACATCTTGCCGACCTTATGTGAGTGGGAAAAATTAATGGAACATGATTTTTGTAATTAGATGGGTTATATGATCGAGCAGTGCTTtcttacaagtgaagagtaCGTTTTCAAGTGTAAAGTAATAAATAATAGAGGCGAGTCTGATTTGGTTCGATGCTAACCTCAGTACTATTTTTGTttgcaatttttcaaatttgttaGAGCTACCACTCTGTCATCCGATGCTAAATTTATGAGCATTGATACTCTTAAAGGCTCAACACTTTGGGCAGCTATATGTGATCAATTATGAATAGAAAGTTCCCGAGCATGAGAATGATCCAACAAAGCAACATTTATGTGGCTAATAATTCAAGAAAGTTAATCTCATAATCCTTGTTCCTTGTCGTATTATCAGTTACAACCAACTAGATATATTGAGTTAACATATGTatgttatttatttagtttaaaTTGCCTATTAAATTATTCGATATCCCAATAATGTAGCTCTCTCGGACCAACCTTAAACTGCAAGAAGCCGTTCTTtgatacatcatttaatttgcaaatttggtttaaaatattgatctccctaacattaccctttaAAAAAACAGCTTCTTCATGACACAACTTCCCGATGCATTTCAAGAAgcgtgttttttatttttctttttgaaaagcTACGGCATTTGATTCATTTAAAGAGAGAATCCATAATATTCATCACCAAGTACAAAACGTTGGGGCAAGTTTAAACAGAGCCAATCAACATCAACAATTACATTTGTCAGAAAGCAAAATGTCACACAAAATCTGGGGGTACTTCAAACCAGAAACATTTGTAGGTGGTCGAGAGGATGTAGCAGGCACGACGGTGAGCAACCTTGAGTTGGATTGGCAACGAGCGTGGGTCGCATAAGCTCCAGTGATCTCAAGTAACATGGCCTTCGAATCCTCCACAATGTTCCCGATGAAAGATGAACATGGAGAGATGTACTCAAAACTTACCATGAGAAAAATTACCAAAACCATCCATAAACGTTTCTAATAAAAAACTCTTCGGTTATATATGAGCAAAAGGTAAACGAGCCCTAACATGCATACACATATTATTAtacattgtgtgtgtgtatatatatatacatattatattGTTCCGTTGTTATGCATATGTCGATATCATTATCGCGAACAATATGTCattgataattttttgtttgcaaTGATACTCTATCGATGTGTGAGGAAACTGAACACTACATGTAGAGAATTCCTTTACTTAAATATTCAGTTTCGTACATAAAAACATGCAAGTAATATGTAATTTCTAATGGTAGAAAGAAGTTATAACATATACAAGTGGTTGAATTTGCGCTTGGATCCAATGGCGTACGACGCCCAGCGGAACAGGACTGAACTGTCTCCCCTTGACAGGGTTGCTGAGGACGTGTGACTGTGAGTGTCTTACGATTTCTGAGGGATTTGAATTGGATTTACCTATCTTCTCAAATTGTTTGACTTCAAAATTCCTGTTGCTTATGAAAACTTTGGCGCCACTGTAATTATCTTATACGCTGGTTTTATTAGGAAAATGAACTTCACACACTTAATCACCGGTCATCAGCTACAAATCTCCTTCTCCTCACACTCACGGGCAGCCCACCTTTCATCCTGAGAGTCAAGGACAACAGATGCTCAGGACACGTATCCCTATCCTGTACGTCGATCACAAACCTCTCCATCACCGATGCCGCAATCGACTTCATCTGAATATACGCCAAATCTTTCCCCAGACACATCCTTGGCCCGGCATGAAATATCGGATACCGGAAAGCACTCTCCTGCCGACACGTGCCGTCCTCGGTCAGCCACCGCTCCGGCAAATACTCGCGGCAGGTAGTCCCCCATATCTTCTCCATCCGCCCCATCGCGTAAGCATGGTACGTCACGAACCACCCCTTCCCCACGGCTGTCCCGTCCGGCAAGACATCATCGTTTAGACACGCCTTCGTGTCGACCGGTACGGGAGGGTACAGCCGCATCGCCTCTGAAATCGCCGCGTGCAAATAGTGCATGTCTCGGAGCTCGTCCAAATCATAAACATCGCCGATACGTTTCCCGTTTCGTACCCGAATCATTTCCAGCTCCTTTAAAATGGCGCACTCCACGTGCGGTCTGGACGACAGGAGCCAGAAGAACCACGTCAGAGCCGATGATGTCGTGTCTCGGCCGGCGAGAATGATGCTTATCACGATATCTCGGAGAAAATCCGGCGAGTTGTTTTCGGGAATACCAATAAACAAGGACAACAAATCGTGACGATCCTCCGACAGTTCGTTGCTAATTCTCGACTTTATTATCTTATCCGCGAAGTTATGGACTGTCGAGATTGATTCTTTTAACCTCCGCTCTGATCCAACGTTCAAAAACGTCTTTATCTTTTGAATAAACTGAAACGCGTACAAAAATCTCCCAGAGATAAGTGTGGCCGCTTCTTCAAATGCCTGCATGAACCGATCCGGATTGGGATTGGAATCGAAGTCCGTGGACTCAGATTTTCCGCCGCCGCCGCTTCCGAGACAATTCGGGTCCACATTAAAAGCCAATTTGCAAACGTTGTCGAAAGCAAAGCGCTCCAAAACATCTTGCAAGTCCAAACGGCGTCCTGTTTCGGCGGCTGTGTCCAGAGACGGAATTAACCTCGACTCAATCTCAACCCTAACGTTTTCCATAACGAAGTTCCGGAGCGATTTTGTGTTGAAGGCGTAGCTGGCGGTCTTCCTCTGAACCTTCCAGAGCTCGCCGTCGGAGTTGAAGATTCCGCCGCCGAGAAAGTCTTGGATAAGAGATATGAACCTTTCGCCTTTCGGGTAGTTCTCGAAGTTGGTTTTCAGCATGTGCTCGACGTTGGCAGGGTTGGCGGTGATGATGCCGCGGATTTTTACCGGGCGGCTGATGATGGCGGTGCTGGTGGGGCAGCTGGTGAGGATTTCGGTTGTCCAATCGAGGAACCGGTGGCGGTTTTTTAGGAATTCCGGTAGGGTTCCGAGAATCAGGTAGCTTTTGAAGCCGGTGTGTTTGTACGTCTTCGACGAAGCGAAGAAGTGGTGGTAGATgtagaaggagagggagagaaggaggaggaggaaagaTTGCAGGGAGAAGAGCTCCATGGCTATCTGCAAATATTGTTAGTGCCGGAGTGAGACGATCGAGCGGATATATATgctgttaaaaattaaaatatagtgGCAGAGACTCAGTGCCACACAAAGTCCAGAACCGGATATTTTCCACAGAATGTTTCTCATACGACGTGTCGTTAATTAACACCATCAGAAAATCGAAGGCAGTGCCGCAATGGTCACGGACCACACAACATGTATATGCCACACATCTCAACTTCCAGTCTTTTGTGGCACAAACACTCTgacttttagagagagagagagtgtgtgtgtgtgtgtgagagagagaggagagagaggctCATGGTTGCCATCTGCGGTCGAGTCCATCTTTCGCCAAACCATGGATTCAATCTCAACAAATCAGGTACTTTTTGTTTCTGAGCTCTTCCAAATTTGAGCAAAATTTCAGTTTAGGCACTAATTCTGTAATTTCCGTCAAGTTTGCATCCATTTGTGGAGATGGTTAAAACTATTTTATGCATTTTCTCTGGcacaaattttgtattttttgtacTCTAATTTTTCAACTCTTAAAATTGAGAAACTTTTCATGCGCCGGTGACAAAATCTCAAGTAATCATGCATAATACGTAGCATAATAAAATTTGATTCCTAAAAATCTTTTATGCATTTTCTTAGGAACAATATGTAGGTTTTGTGCAAGTTGAGTTGTCCTCTAAATTTTGAACTCTTTAACATTAAGAAAACTTCCATGCACATGGTGTTGCGGAGGTGATATCTCAAGTCAATCATATATTGTCATATGTGAAAGTTAAAATATGTGACAGTGCATGACTGACTTGAAGTATCAACAATCGATGTGGTATCACTGCCATAGATAAGTTTttctcttttacattcctatGTTTCTGAGTAAACATGCTTGGGTTGTTGGTTAACTCAAGGTTTTATTATTGATCATGTAGCAGGTGATAAACATTATTTTCATAGACAAGGTCCAAATCGGAGCATCTTGATGACAGCATCGAGCACCAGGCTTGGCACAGGTGGTGGGGTGTTAGACAAGCCAACCATAGAGAAAACAACTCCTAGTCGTGACTCTGAGTTTGACGTGAGGTAAATAAAGTAGAAATTTATGCTGCGTTTAGACGAGAGATTTTAAAGTTATACAGAACTTATATTAAACTTCTTCAAAATGCACTACAAAAGTTAGAAGATTTGAAATGACTAGATGCAATATATTATAGGCTGGACTGAACTGTCTCCCCTTGACAGGGTTCTACCACGGACTACTAGTGTCGGAACGAGTAGACGACGATGGTGATGAGGACGTGTGACTGTGAGTGTCTTACGATTTCTGAGGGATTTGAATTGGATTTGCCTAAATATCTTCTCAAATTGTTGACTTTTTTACTTCCAAATTCCTGTTGCTTATGAAAACTTTGGCGCCACTGTAATTATCTTATAGGCTGGTTTTATTGGGAAAATGAACTTCACACacttaatttctgtttattttttaaCCTTGATTTTACTCTTCATTCTTAATAATTCTGGATTGCAATGAATCTTGTGAACAGgatttagttctttaattagAGCACCAATAGGAGAGTGCTAGCAATGTGTTGTGACCTATTTTTTCTGAGGGGTGTggcaaagagagaaagagaggtatTAACGGCTTAAGGAATTCTGTGTGTATTATTTTTCATGCTTTGTGCCATTAATTATAGTAAACAGAAAAGGGTCTCTTGCCttccaattaataaaatcataatCGAATAGAATCTTCTAATATCCTAAGTACAATCTACTAGTAATTTACATAACATCACATAATCACCGGTCATCAGCTAAAAATCTCCTCCTCACACTTACGGGTAATCCACCTTTCATCATGAGAGTCAAGGACATCAGATGCTCAGGACACGTATCCCTATCCTGTACGTTGATCACAAACCTCTCCATCACCGATGCCGCAATCTACTTAATCTGAATATACGCCAAATCCTTCCCCAGACACATCCTTGGCCCGACATGAAATATCGGATACCGGAAAACACTCTCCTGCCGACACGTGCCGTCCTCTGTCAGCCACCGCTTCAGCAAATACTCGCGGCAGTTAGTCCCTCATATCCTCTCCATCCGCCATATCGCGTAAGCATGGTATGTCACGAACCACCCCTTCCCCACGGCTGTCCCGTCTGGCAAGACATCGTTGTTTAGACACGCCTTCGTGTCGACCGGTACGGGAAGTTACAGCCGCATTGCCTCTGAAATTACCACTTGCAAGTAGTGCATTTCTCAGAGCTCGTCCAAATCATAAACATCGTCGATACGTTTCCCGTTTCATACCCGAATCATTTCTAGCTCCTTTAAAATGGCACGCTCCACGTGCGGCCTGGACGACAGGAGCCAGAAGAACCACGTCAGAGCCGATGATGTCGAGTCTCGGCTGGCGAGAATGATGCTTATCACGATGTCTCTGAGAAAATTCGGCGAGTTGGTGTTTTTGGGAATACCAATAAACAAGGACAACAAATCATAACGATTATTTGACCGTTCGTCGCTAATTCTTGACTTTATAATCTTACCCGCGAAGCTATGGACGGTCGAGATTGATTTTTTTAACCTTCGCTCTGATCCAACATTGAAAAACGTCTTAATCTTTAGCATAAACTGAAACGCATACAAAAATCTCCCAGAGATAAGTGTGGCTGCTTCTTCAAATGCCTGCATGAACTGATCCAGATTGGGATTGGAATCGAAATCGGTGGACTCAGATTTTCCACCAGCTCCACTTCCGAGACAATTTTGGTCTACATTAAAAGCCAACTTACAAACGTTGTCGAAAGCAAAGCGCTCCAAAACATCTTGCAAGTCTAAACAACATCATGTTTCGGGGGTTGTGTCCAAAGACGAAATTAACCTCAACTCAATCTCAACCCTAACACTTTCCATAACGAAGTTCCTAAGCGATTTCATGTTGAAGGTGTAGCTGGCGGTCTTCCTCTAGACCTTCAAGAGCTCGCTGTCGGAGTTGAAAATTCTGCCGTCGAGAAAGTCTTCGAGGAGGGATATGAACCTTTCGCCTTTTGGGTAGTTCTCGAAGTTGGTTTTCAACATGTGCTCGACGTTGGCAAGGTTGACGGTTATTACACCGCGGATTTTTACTGAGCGGTTGAAGATTAcggttgttgatgcacaaaatcagtgaggactttggtacaacaaaaagtgttaagtttatgacattcgctaaattgctccggtcactagtatggataaatatgcaaatggatagagacagggaagcaaacacaagatgtgcgtggttcacccagattggctacatccacggagtacaggagttttcattaattgtgaaaggtttacacaagtacataggttcaagctctcctttagtgagtactagtacAAATgccattaggaaatattgtgggagaatgatctccttttatagaagagagtttctagctttgttctgacattgacatatgtcgtgttatgattggcttccgatgttgacacgtgtcgcgctatgattggcttctgatgtcgacacatgttgcgctgtgattggcctcctggttggagagaaactcttctgggtccttgacggtataacgttgaccggtgctcggtagtttcgggattggtcaagtatggtacaaatagtgcttCCCTAAGTTCCctagtgagggaagctcctcagttggggacttgtaagatccaagccgctgagtaatcatgaaacttctaaataccgaagtgtggtatcgtcttcacttgtcttatctgtctcataggtagatgtggcatcttctcggaaagtacttttcctccatccaggggtggtatatTTAACCGgtagagatgcacaaggtaatgtatcaatttgacttgaagcttacttgtagtttcaggcttggtcaagcacaatacaaaccatgtagtatgagtcccccaagtcgccgagctaggagatttgccgaaaaatgtgacagacaaggtaaacagtcagagttccaagcaatcagtcccagatcagaagtttgattttgagttccggctgattgttcccattctccctatcttacaGGCAGctagaaggataaagagaagaaaaaaaaggagaagatatgatatgagatacttttacttttgaaaaagtaactttccatatgcttattcttgaactgggctgtagggttttttggtttcttccaaagtataagaccgactcaagaatttgagggtcaaaacaagtccatcaaatctagagtacgttcgaccctgatgatatgggatacttttgctgttgacaaagtagtggatgaattagcacgtgttctgttgtgcttgtctccacatgcttccttgtatccatctcacttaccctatctgttcctcaggcagatgtggtatcttttctggaagcataagatgttgaagatgagtactcaagagcaatgtcaggtaagtaatcaggcaatgagttccaggtagtcaattcctgactggaagcttgattccaagtgctgactgattgctctctttctccttgtcttgcaggtaagaacaaggccaaaggaaaaaatagggaaaaaacatgatatgagatactcttgcttttaaccctgatgatatgagatattcttgctctggtgtggcttgtttgcagatgtattatcggggggaaaataagctgagtatttcgagatattctgctgagagtgccctctcagatgtgaagaaaagttgagcattttttttatttgcaggtttgcctagttgtggaggatgaaggttgacatatataggaattgtcccaacagcaagtagtaacgttgttcctttacctttctcggtcataacaatgtagtgagagctgcaagattcaactgttttaactttgtcagagcactttgaaaaagtggtttgtggtatttggaaagctgatgttgcgtgtgaagattgcagataagttttatccaaggaaattttggtctcgaagttcagagagcggtgcctcttcgattttcaaacaagcaatcatgtcgaggacctggctctcgagattcggataacggtgcctctttgatttttgagaaaacaatcttgttgggagtctgactttcgagattcggagagcggtgcctcttcgatttttgagaaaataatcatgttaggagtctagctctcgagattcggagagcggtacctcttcgatttttgagaaaacaatcctgttgtgagtttggctcttgagattcggggagcggtgcctcttcgatttttgagcaagtaatcctgttaggagtgttttctcgatgtgagtaaaggttgggcatttttgctagtttgccttgccacggagcacggaggttgacacatgtagggactttccagttatcaagcagtgatgctgtttctttacccttgtgggtaatagtagggtagctggaccttcaaaatttatgtgtctaaactttgtcagagatctttggcaaagttatatgtggtacccgatgagctgatgttgcgtgtggggattgtcaacatattttactcaggaaaatatGCTTCTCGAAATTCAGAGAGtgatgcctctttgatttttgaaccaacgaccttattgccttttcttttataggggcaccaattgtgtgcaagaagtacattcagagaatTATTGCTTGCagaaattttccccttatttttgtacttcagagatttattgcacctcatttctccttcatcatttctgagaaagtttggcccatccgaccgtcgttttgacttgaactttggtgaagaggcagccatgctttctcaagacaatatatggcgtccatcattcttatcccctactggtcatcttaccgttggggactctgtgatgaagaatgatatgaccgctgcggtggtggccagaaaccttctcactcccaaagataatagactactttccaaacaatctgatgagttggctgttaaggattctctggctctcagtgttcaatgtgcaggttttgtgtctaatattgcccaacgcctatttgctcgaacccgccaagttgaa includes the following:
- the LOC126599407 gene encoding cytochrome P450 94A2-like; the encoded protein is MELFSLQSFLLLLLSLSFYIYHHFFASSKTYKHTGFKSYLILGTLPEFLKNRHRFLDWTTEILTSCPTSTAIISRPVKIRGIITANPANVEHMLKTNFENYPKGERFISLIQDFLGGGIFNSDGELWKVQRKTASYAFNTKSLRNFVMENVRVEIESRLIPSLDTAAETGRRLDLQDVLERFAFDNVCKLAFNVDPNCLGSGGGGKSESTDFDSNPNPDRFMQAFEEAATLISGRFLYAFQFIQKIKTFLNVGSERRLKESISTVHNFADKIIKSRISNELSEDRHDLLSLFIGIPENNSPDFLRDIVISIILAGRDTTSSALTWFFWLLSSRPHVECAILKELEMIRVRNGKRIGDVYDLDELRDMHYLHAAISEAMRLYPPVPVDTKACLNDDVLPDGTAVGKGWFVTYHAYAMGRMEKIWGTTCREYLPERWLTEDGTCRQESAFRYPIFHAGPRMCLGKDLAYIQMKSIAASVMERFVIDVQDRDTCPEHLLSLTLRMKGGLPVSVRRRRFVADDR
- the LOC126599410 gene encoding ATP-dependent Clp protease adapter protein CLPS1, chloroplastic-like isoform X2 — encoded protein: MVAICGRVHLSPNHGFNLNKSGDKHYFHRQGPNRSILMTASSTRLGTGGGVLDKPTIEKTTPSRDSEFDVRVLPRTTSVGTSRRRW
- the LOC126599410 gene encoding ATP-dependent Clp protease adapter protein CLPS1, chloroplastic-like isoform X1, yielding MVAICGRVHLSPNHGFNLNKSAGDKHYFHRQGPNRSILMTASSTRLGTGGGVLDKPTIEKTTPSRDSEFDVRVLPRTTSVGTSRRRW